In Sphingomonas sp. LT1P40, the following are encoded in one genomic region:
- a CDS encoding helix-turn-helix transcriptional regulator, translating to MARGWTDRDDRFVAAALEPAQWIPALEELAVATGSDRAQLIGFGADYGVDFNWANGDLSIIDAFAPVPPNLNFRVRANMAFPDAAIIDERHYAQTIPTLESDAYVDLCREWGILHGCQTNLRDGADGLIGLALLRSEATGPTDADTRAMFDDARRDAAAAVALQIALEKEGYRLIAGTFEAMQAACFVMDRTLKVRAMSPDGEALLREGALTLAEGRLSASEPRAARDIAAALHAMAVDEARARRVLIAAMPDARPERPVVSLQFHRLPRREWAMGFAPFAVAVATRPGTVREEDGSGIRAAFGLTGTETAIALMLAGGQNRETIRVARGVSKETMRSHLRALFAKLGVRRETDAIRLLSELLK from the coding sequence ATGGCGCGGGGGTGGACGGACAGGGACGATCGCTTTGTAGCCGCCGCGCTGGAGCCGGCGCAGTGGATCCCGGCGCTTGAGGAACTGGCGGTGGCGACCGGGTCGGATCGGGCGCAGCTGATCGGCTTTGGCGCGGATTACGGTGTCGATTTCAACTGGGCGAACGGCGATCTGTCGATCATCGACGCGTTCGCGCCGGTCCCGCCGAACCTGAATTTCCGGGTGCGTGCCAACATGGCCTTTCCCGACGCGGCGATCATCGACGAGCGGCATTATGCGCAGACGATCCCGACGCTGGAGTCGGACGCCTATGTCGATCTGTGCCGCGAATGGGGCATTCTGCACGGGTGCCAGACCAATTTGCGGGATGGCGCCGACGGGCTGATCGGCTTGGCATTGTTGCGATCCGAAGCGACCGGGCCAACAGACGCCGATACGCGCGCGATGTTCGACGATGCCCGGCGCGACGCGGCAGCGGCGGTGGCGCTGCAAATCGCGCTGGAGAAGGAAGGCTATCGCCTGATCGCCGGGACGTTCGAGGCGATGCAGGCGGCATGCTTCGTGATGGACCGCACGCTGAAGGTGCGTGCGATGTCACCCGATGGCGAGGCGCTGTTGCGCGAGGGTGCGCTGACGCTGGCCGAGGGGCGGCTGTCGGCAAGCGAGCCACGCGCGGCACGCGACATCGCCGCTGCATTGCACGCGATGGCGGTGGACGAGGCGCGCGCGCGCCGGGTGCTGATCGCGGCGATGCCCGATGCGCGGCCGGAGCGACCCGTGGTGTCATTGCAATTTCACCGGCTGCCACGGCGCGAATGGGCGATGGGCTTTGCGCCGTTCGCGGTCGCGGTGGCGACGCGGCCGGGCACGGTGCGCGAGGAGGATGGCAGCGGCATTCGCGCCGCATTCGGGCTGACCGGCACGGAGACCGCGATCGCACTGATGCTGGCGGGCGGACAGAACCGCGAAACCATCCGCGTGGCGCGCGGCGTATCGAAGGAAACGATGCGCAGCCACCTGCGCGCGCTGTTCGCCAAGCTGGGCGTGCGGCGCGAGACGGATGCGATAAGGCTGTTGAGCGAATTGTTGAAATGA
- a CDS encoding beta strand repeat-containing protein: MPTYYGSTARSVYELLSANARSTLFNKSGTLIYVARGDGVIDVFDAASHSLITSWTVGTSLTAMSLSEDGSFLLAIEQTGPNSGRLHRVSTIDGSTQSITTAHFTDVEIVDAQTAILTGSSHMKFDLVSGEFTPLQGSNGWAAITEDQHLSLIGSANSSNGPLAVYDDRVGGIVATGDNYQQGAVSGFNNGHQAISEAAGLIAQFIYYGNINIYDLSVKFVRTINVGGTVDGLAFDQQGNFFYAYLIETGALVKYSTEDWTEVERFPVAQSTWHNFIGSGDQIHISADGTYITVANNNGGRLQLIDLSARNETFAGTAGADTFIGRDGNDTYLVGSGDVVVEERGEGIDTVETQLASYSLGSHVENLIFTGSSGFTATGNNLDNLITAGDGDDTIVVTPGNDTADGGAGTDTLIVYMRDQGLIPTLPAGYSFTVTAANLRDESGTINTTFAGVERIVFSTAVVSGGGTRGFGVVYIDGSASTIPITFTTLGSFSDTLIGGSADDLFNLNRSQGTVEGGAGNDTVSLIAEPNFTYTLTDALGGGVYVRTQDGRFGYTATLTGIETIIVPGTQTNASASDFDGYVFLDSSSGESVSGSRGDDRFRNGPGAGQGGGTDSYRGNGGADVFDFSGALARIGTKTIGDFDGNDRIDLSGGGVFIGTAAFSGVAGQIRYETANGQTIVRIDANGDGTADQTITLGSGAYALTETAAGSAVLRIATPQNVVDGGNGDDDLIGTSGDDLVRGVNGNDTIRATAGTDYADGGDGTDRLLIGVGGSGEFAGTATPQTYVFNGTGATNAAIGLATSTGLIETIVLDTTAAGGVGDTIDASAGTVALSLMLGGGGDTVTGSSQNDIIDAGAGADSVNGGAGSDRIYGGEGNDTLRGGLGSDLLDGGAGDDVIYGNSSTSDYFAPSADNAGNYLYGGSGADTLYGSGFLFSAGRLSDNSGEDDIGAEKDVLVGSGTFSVGAGDDATGTNTTTDILRLTLTGAASGVDINMAAFNSTLWTVAGGSYRNFDQISTITGSNFADTFTVGNNVTTIIYLNGGDGDDTLILGTGENGGGRILFQAGAGNDTVVYGSNSQNFVNGGEGVDTLDLRLAISAPFSYAGFEIILGSGAADSFNGGAENNELYGFGGNDTLSGGDGNDILEGGDGDDIVYAGGGDDLIVGGAGADQMSGGSGVDSFVYRLVTDSTTAASDRLTDFQSGVDRIDLTAFRVGVVTLVNSGALATATIETDQGTMRITSDYAFALSDFVLGERAFTGTAGADSFAGGGMNDSFDMSQGGDDSVSGGGGNDAFFFGAALTAADSVDGGAGTNDQLGLQGDYTGANALTLGANTISGIELIGLLGGAGNGYAITTVDANVAAGQVLTIFGTNLAAGNNFTFNGAAETDGSFRIYGGAGTDNFTGGAQNDGFWFGPGRFDPSVDRVNGGGGNNDQLALDGDYTMTLDGTAIQGIETITLQAGPASDRNSFDITVADSFVGAGQQVTIFGLLAVNAIRIDASTELDGSVRVFGGQGSDSIYGSAGDDRLFGGAGADFLYGGGGNDIYVYDAVSQSTGVNADGIHLTGGDKIDFNFAVGGVAATVASGTLSLASFDADIEAAIGGGQMGTGQAVLFRPDAGTHAGTSFLIVDANGVAGYQAGEDYVIQLAGNPTDLPPDPFV, from the coding sequence GTGCCGACCTATTACGGATCAACCGCACGTAGCGTTTACGAACTGCTATCCGCGAACGCGCGGAGCACGCTCTTCAACAAAAGCGGCACGCTGATCTACGTCGCGCGAGGCGACGGTGTGATCGACGTTTTCGATGCAGCGAGTCACAGTCTTATCACAAGCTGGACTGTCGGCACATCGTTGACCGCAATGAGTCTTTCGGAAGACGGATCCTTCCTGCTTGCCATCGAACAGACCGGCCCGAATTCGGGCAGACTCCATCGTGTTTCGACCATTGACGGATCAACGCAATCCATCACGACCGCGCATTTCACCGATGTCGAGATCGTCGATGCACAGACCGCAATCCTGACGGGGTCATCCCATATGAAGTTCGATCTGGTCAGCGGCGAATTTACGCCGTTGCAGGGATCAAATGGATGGGCGGCGATTACCGAAGACCAGCACCTGTCGCTGATTGGATCGGCGAATAGTTCAAATGGCCCGCTAGCGGTTTATGACGATCGCGTGGGTGGTATCGTTGCGACCGGTGACAACTATCAGCAGGGCGCAGTGTCCGGGTTCAACAACGGACATCAGGCGATCAGCGAGGCCGCTGGCCTGATTGCGCAATTTATCTATTACGGCAATATCAACATCTATGATTTGTCAGTCAAATTCGTGCGTACCATCAACGTTGGCGGCACCGTTGACGGGCTCGCCTTCGATCAGCAGGGAAACTTCTTCTATGCCTACCTGATCGAGACCGGCGCACTTGTAAAATATAGTACCGAGGACTGGACCGAAGTGGAGCGATTCCCGGTCGCGCAATCCACTTGGCACAATTTTATCGGATCGGGCGACCAGATCCATATTTCGGCCGATGGCACCTATATCACCGTTGCGAACAACAATGGTGGTCGACTGCAGCTGATAGATCTTAGCGCACGCAATGAAACTTTCGCCGGCACCGCAGGCGCGGACACATTTATCGGCCGCGATGGCAACGACACCTATTTGGTCGGCAGCGGCGATGTGGTCGTCGAGGAACGCGGCGAAGGGATCGACACGGTCGAGACGCAGCTTGCCAGCTATTCGCTGGGTAGCCACGTCGAGAATCTCATTTTCACCGGATCGAGCGGATTTACGGCTACCGGCAACAATCTCGACAACCTAATCACGGCAGGCGACGGCGACGACACCATCGTCGTGACCCCGGGCAACGACACCGCAGATGGCGGCGCGGGGACCGACACGCTGATCGTCTATATGCGCGATCAGGGGCTGATCCCTACCCTGCCCGCCGGTTACAGTTTCACGGTGACGGCGGCCAATCTTCGCGATGAATCGGGGACGATCAACACGACGTTCGCAGGTGTGGAGCGGATCGTGTTCAGCACCGCCGTGGTATCGGGCGGCGGGACGCGTGGGTTCGGGGTGGTTTACATCGATGGAAGTGCATCGACGATCCCGATCACGTTCACCACGCTCGGCAGTTTCTCGGACACGCTGATTGGCGGCAGTGCGGATGACCTGTTCAACCTGAACCGCAGTCAAGGCACGGTCGAAGGCGGTGCGGGCAACGATACGGTCAGCCTGATCGCCGAACCGAACTTTACCTATACTTTGACGGACGCCCTGGGTGGCGGCGTATACGTACGTACGCAGGACGGGCGGTTTGGCTATACTGCAACACTGACCGGGATCGAGACGATCATCGTCCCGGGAACGCAGACCAACGCCTCCGCATCGGATTTCGACGGTTATGTCTTCCTTGATTCATCCAGTGGCGAATCCGTCAGCGGATCGCGCGGCGACGACCGGTTTCGCAACGGACCGGGTGCGGGTCAGGGCGGCGGAACCGACAGCTATCGCGGCAATGGCGGAGCGGATGTTTTCGACTTTAGTGGCGCCCTCGCCCGGATCGGTACCAAGACGATCGGCGATTTCGACGGCAATGACCGGATCGACCTGAGCGGTGGCGGCGTGTTCATCGGCACGGCGGCATTCAGCGGGGTTGCCGGGCAGATCCGCTATGAGACCGCCAACGGCCAGACCATCGTTCGTATTGACGCCAATGGCGACGGGACGGCGGATCAGACGATCACGCTGGGCAGCGGTGCTTACGCGCTGACCGAGACGGCGGCCGGTTCCGCCGTGCTGCGGATCGCGACGCCGCAGAATGTGGTCGATGGCGGCAATGGCGATGACGACCTGATCGGCACCAGCGGTGACGACCTCGTGCGCGGCGTGAACGGTAACGACACGATCCGGGCGACGGCCGGCACCGATTATGCCGATGGCGGCGACGGCACCGACCGGCTGCTCATCGGCGTTGGCGGCAGCGGCGAGTTTGCGGGGACTGCGACGCCGCAGACCTATGTTTTCAACGGCACCGGCGCGACCAATGCCGCGATCGGGCTGGCAACCAGCACTGGATTGATCGAGACGATCGTGCTGGACACGACGGCGGCGGGCGGCGTGGGCGATACGATCGATGCGAGTGCGGGGACGGTTGCGCTCAGCCTGATGCTGGGCGGCGGCGGCGATACGGTGACCGGATCGTCGCAGAACGATATCATCGATGCTGGTGCGGGGGCCGACAGTGTCAATGGCGGCGCGGGCAGCGATCGCATCTATGGCGGCGAAGGTAACGACACGCTGCGCGGCGGGCTGGGCAGTGACCTGCTGGACGGTGGTGCGGGCGACGATGTCATCTACGGCAATTCGAGCACAAGCGACTATTTCGCGCCGTCTGCCGACAACGCCGGCAACTATCTGTACGGCGGCAGCGGCGCCGATACCCTTTACGGGTCGGGCTTTCTGTTTTCGGCTGGACGGCTTTCCGACAACAGCGGCGAAGACGATATCGGCGCTGAAAAGGACGTATTGGTCGGGTCCGGGACATTCTCGGTCGGCGCGGGCGACGACGCGACGGGAACGAACACCACGACCGACATCCTGCGATTGACGCTGACCGGCGCGGCGAGCGGAGTCGATATCAACATGGCGGCGTTCAATTCGACGCTGTGGACCGTGGCCGGTGGCAGCTATCGCAACTTCGACCAGATCTCGACGATCACCGGGAGCAACTTCGCCGATACCTTTACCGTCGGCAACAACGTCACCACCATCATCTATTTGAATGGTGGCGACGGCGATGACACGCTGATCCTGGGTACGGGTGAAAATGGCGGCGGGCGCATCCTGTTTCAGGCCGGAGCCGGCAACGACACCGTCGTTTATGGCAGTAACAGCCAGAACTTCGTGAACGGTGGCGAAGGCGTCGACACACTCGACCTGCGCCTGGCGATATCGGCCCCCTTTTCCTACGCCGGGTTCGAGATCATTCTGGGCAGCGGCGCTGCGGATTCGTTCAACGGCGGGGCCGAGAATAACGAATTGTACGGGTTTGGCGGCAACGATACGCTGTCCGGCGGTGACGGTAATGACATCCTGGAGGGCGGCGACGGTGACGATATCGTCTATGCCGGCGGCGGCGACGATCTGATCGTCGGGGGCGCAGGTGCCGACCAGATGAGTGGCGGCAGCGGCGTCGATAGCTTTGTCTATCGACTGGTAACCGATTCAACCACCGCCGCGAGCGATCGACTGACAGATTTCCAGAGCGGTGTCGATCGCATCGACCTGACCGCCTTTCGCGTGGGCGTCGTCACGCTCGTCAATTCCGGCGCGTTGGCCACCGCGACGATCGAAACCGACCAGGGGACGATGCGGATCACATCGGACTACGCATTCGCGCTAAGCGATTTCGTGCTGGGCGAGCGCGCGTTCACTGGCACCGCCGGGGCGGACAGCTTTGCCGGTGGCGGGATGAACGACAGTTTCGACATGTCGCAGGGCGGTGACGACTCCGTGTCCGGCGGCGGGGGCAATGACGCGTTCTTCTTTGGTGCGGCGTTGACTGCCGCCGACAGTGTGGACGGTGGTGCGGGCACGAACGATCAGCTCGGCTTGCAAGGCGATTATACCGGCGCGAACGCACTGACGCTGGGCGCGAACACGATTAGCGGGATCGAGCTGATCGGGTTGCTGGGCGGCGCGGGCAACGGTTACGCGATCACCACGGTCGATGCCAATGTGGCCGCGGGACAGGTGCTGACGATATTCGGCACCAATCTGGCGGCGGGCAACAACTTCACCTTTAACGGCGCGGCGGAGACCGACGGGTCGTTCCGCATCTATGGCGGTGCGGGGACCGACAATTTTACCGGTGGCGCGCAGAATGACGGGTTCTGGTTCGGACCCGGCCGCTTCGACCCGAGCGTGGACCGGGTGAACGGCGGCGGCGGGAATAACGATCAGCTGGCGCTGGACGGCGACTACACGATGACGTTGGACGGGACGGCGATCCAGGGGATCGAGACGATCACCTTGCAGGCCGGACCGGCAAGCGACCGCAACAGTTTCGACATCACGGTCGCCGACAGCTTCGTGGGCGCGGGGCAGCAGGTCACGATCTTCGGGCTGCTTGCCGTCAACGCGATCCGCATCGACGCCAGCACCGAACTGGACGGCAGCGTGCGCGTGTTCGGCGGGCAGGGCAGCGACAGCATCTATGGCAGCGCGGGTGACGACCGGCTGTTCGGCGGCGCGGGTGCCGATTTCCTGTATGGCGGCGGGGGCAACGACATTTACGTCTATGACGCGGTCAGCCAGTCGACCGGCGTCAACGCCGACGGGATCCATTTGACGGGGGGCGACAAGATCGACTTCAACTTCGCCGTCGGCGGGGTCGCCGCGACGGTTGCCAGCGGCACGCTGTCGCTCGCCAGTTTCGACGCCGATATCGAAGCCGCGATCGGGGGTGGGCAGATGGGCACGGGACAAGCCGTGCTGTTCCGGCCCGATGCGGGCACGCATGCCGGCACCAGCTTTCTGATCGTCGATGCCAATGGCGTGGCGGGATATCAGGCGGGCGAGGATTACGTCATCCAGCTCGCGGGCAACCCGACCGACCTGCCCCCCGATCCTTTCGTATAG
- a CDS encoding beta strand repeat-containing protein, protein MTGTPTATVAADQIIFGGGFDAVGQHPGIYFNPSYGSPLVHLVHYYDYDWTLENAGTIWNTSTQYTSTAVWVDRLVNSGLIVAEVAIPWIGEGYTHFGSTFGAFVLGGGPMYSVAMNNSGSIFALATGGNAFGVYSEAVYRTFVNSGLIAAQSSYSPSPSTSGGAWGVRLTNGATLINEAGGQILAEGPNANGVFIGRGLNFQSPPTPQVINYGLIEAVSTDPGISSRGIYAASNGLELMEIENGGTIRADIAIYAPSSSLGTFTTSWQINVQTVRNLTGGVIEGRIELHLGADVLINQGTITGTIDMGDGDDRIDSTGGTINGLSDLGFGNDHFIGGNGVDTVMGQVGNDTVEGGGGNDLLIGGFGDDVLIGGGGNDGMYGEAGDDRFVLESGDVANGGLGHDRFETIDYRFARLDGESGNDSWILPAGPRILSLSAVTNSGRVTGIERIELSGNKTLIVAAADVAGISGSDLLTIDAESSDTVRLVGAWTKGAEEAIGGITYIRYTSGTSAVLVDMSAGIVLNGAADGAAGLDPVAAGGAPPIPGSMTGAVLQNVLVLADHLVFEDLVIGPDETWISPDGRSVLRTEYGTSTRQLDTLPDVVNHGVISSRGNSITGNGSATAFGPDRDSISVMGHFTNTGTIEAIAENHARAFFSGGRGTLSNSGKVHAIAGTGDADAIILFGSAEWPSAYSIVNEVGGDIYARSESGYASGVRYGNAGALHNQGLIETWGGNGAVAVDMSANGGDLANDGTIIAFSPESSENYSIGAYFWSFASVVNTGVIAADIALYFSKSTFGQVDINNSGDIYGLIVSDPGDDLSFGAVSLTNSGRIFGDIVILDSNTISDTVTNTGLIDGIVALGGGNDVFDGSGGTQTGAIYGDAGNDTLIGGAGSDIFDGGVGKDTMRGGAGDDIYYVDDFDDVVTELAGEGYDAVHTALAAYVLPAHVEKLVYTGAGAIAWSGNAGDNGLGGAAGDDRFDMSQGGNDNVSGGGGDDAFFFGAALTAADTVDGGAGTDDQLGLQGDYTGANALTLGASTISGIELIGLLGGAGNGYAITTVDANVAGGQVLTVFGTNLAAGNVLTFNGAAETDGSFRIYGGAGTDNLTGGAQNDGFWFGPGRFDPSVDRVNGGGGNNDQLALDGDYTITLDGAAIQGIETVTLQAGPASDRNSFDITVADSFVGAGQQVTIFGLLAVNAIRIDASAEHDGSVRVFGGQGHDMIFGSAGDDRIFGGNGSDFLYGGGGNDIYVYDAVSQSTGINADGIHLTAGDKIDFNFTVGGTAATVNGGMLGGDFDIDLAAAIGAGQMGAGQAVLFRPDAGIYAGQSFLIVDANGVAGYQAGQDYVIGLIGNPTDLPPDPFV, encoded by the coding sequence TTGACGGGGACACCGACCGCGACCGTCGCGGCCGACCAGATCATCTTTGGCGGTGGGTTTGATGCGGTGGGCCAACATCCGGGTATTTACTTCAACCCCAGCTATGGCAGCCCGCTCGTCCATCTGGTCCATTATTATGACTATGACTGGACGCTCGAAAATGCGGGCACGATCTGGAACACATCAACGCAATATACGAGTACGGCGGTCTGGGTGGACAGGCTGGTCAATAGCGGGCTGATCGTTGCCGAAGTCGCGATTCCGTGGATCGGCGAGGGCTATACGCATTTCGGAAGCACGTTCGGCGCGTTCGTTCTGGGCGGCGGGCCGATGTATTCGGTTGCGATGAATAACAGCGGCAGCATCTTTGCGCTTGCGACGGGTGGCAACGCATTCGGCGTCTATTCGGAAGCGGTATATCGGACCTTCGTCAATTCGGGCCTGATCGCCGCCCAATCCAGCTATAGCCCCTCTCCATCGACCAGCGGCGGTGCCTGGGGCGTCCGCCTGACGAACGGGGCCACGCTCATCAACGAGGCGGGCGGGCAGATCCTGGCGGAAGGCCCCAACGCCAATGGCGTTTTCATCGGTCGCGGATTGAATTTCCAGTCGCCTCCAACGCCGCAGGTGATCAATTACGGATTGATCGAGGCCGTATCGACCGACCCCGGCATCAGCTCGCGCGGCATATACGCTGCCAGCAACGGGCTGGAGTTGATGGAGATCGAGAATGGCGGCACGATCCGTGCGGATATTGCGATCTACGCGCCGTCATCCTCCCTCGGGACATTCACGACCAGCTGGCAGATCAATGTCCAGACCGTCCGCAACCTGACCGGCGGGGTGATCGAGGGGAGGATCGAACTGCATCTGGGCGCAGACGTGCTGATCAACCAGGGAACGATCACCGGAACGATCGACATGGGCGACGGCGACGACCGGATCGACAGCACCGGCGGGACGATCAACGGCCTGAGCGATCTGGGGTTCGGCAACGACCATTTTATCGGCGGCAATGGCGTTGATACCGTGATGGGCCAGGTTGGCAACGACACGGTCGAAGGGGGTGGCGGAAACGACCTGTTGATTGGCGGATTTGGCGACGACGTGCTGATCGGCGGCGGCGGCAATGACGGCATGTATGGCGAAGCGGGCGACGACCGGTTCGTGCTGGAGAGCGGGGATGTCGCAAATGGCGGACTGGGCCATGACCGCTTCGAAACAATCGACTATCGTTTCGCGCGCCTCGACGGCGAGAGTGGGAACGATAGCTGGATCCTGCCCGCTGGCCCCCGCATTTTGAGCCTTTCGGCCGTTACCAACAGCGGCCGGGTGACCGGCATCGAACGAATAGAGCTGAGTGGCAACAAGACCCTGATCGTCGCCGCCGCAGATGTCGCCGGGATCAGCGGAAGCGACCTGCTGACCATCGACGCGGAATCGAGCGATACGGTCAGGCTGGTTGGCGCCTGGACCAAGGGCGCGGAAGAAGCGATCGGCGGCATTACCTATATTCGCTACACGTCGGGAACATCCGCCGTGCTGGTGGATATGAGCGCCGGCATCGTCCTGAACGGAGCCGCAGATGGTGCCGCCGGACTCGATCCGGTCGCTGCGGGCGGGGCACCACCCATTCCGGGCAGCATGACGGGTGCCGTGCTGCAAAATGTGTTGGTTCTGGCCGATCACCTCGTTTTCGAAGACCTGGTCATCGGGCCGGACGAGACGTGGATATCGCCGGACGGACGATCCGTCCTCAGGACCGAATATGGCACGTCCACCCGTCAGCTGGACACGCTCCCCGACGTCGTCAATCACGGCGTCATATCGAGCCGGGGCAACAGCATTACGGGGAACGGTTCGGCAACAGCATTCGGCCCTGACCGCGACAGCATTTCAGTCATGGGCCACTTCACCAATACGGGGACGATCGAGGCGATCGCGGAAAATCATGCCAGGGCTTTTTTCAGCGGGGGCCGTGGCACGCTGTCCAACAGCGGCAAGGTGCATGCGATCGCAGGGACGGGCGATGCGGACGCGATCATCCTGTTCGGGAGCGCCGAGTGGCCATCAGCCTATTCCATCGTCAACGAAGTGGGCGGCGATATCTATGCCCGGTCCGAGAGCGGCTATGCCAGCGGAGTCCGCTATGGCAATGCCGGCGCGCTGCACAATCAGGGCCTGATCGAGACATGGGGCGGCAATGGTGCGGTCGCGGTGGATATGTCGGCCAATGGCGGCGATCTGGCCAATGACGGCACGATCATCGCATTTTCGCCGGAATCGAGTGAGAATTATTCGATAGGCGCTTACTTTTGGTCTTTCGCGTCAGTCGTCAACACCGGCGTTATCGCTGCTGATATCGCATTATATTTTAGCAAATCGACTTTCGGACAAGTCGATATCAACAATAGCGGCGACATCTATGGGCTGATTGTTTCAGATCCCGGAGATGATTTGTCTTTCGGAGCCGTTTCTCTCACAAATAGTGGCCGTATATTCGGCGATATCGTCATTCTCGATTCTAATACGATCAGTGATACCGTGACCAACACCGGACTGATCGACGGCATTGTCGCTTTGGGAGGCGGCAACGACGTTTTCGATGGCAGCGGGGGCACCCAGACAGGGGCGATATATGGCGATGCCGGCAACGACACGCTCATCGGCGGCGCTGGCAGCGACATCTTTGACGGTGGCGTGGGCAAAGACACGATGCGCGGCGGTGCCGGTGACGATATCTATTATGTGGACGATTTCGACGACGTCGTGACCGAGCTGGCCGGCGAAGGCTATGACGCGGTGCATACGGCGCTCGCGGCGTATGTGCTGCCTGCGCATGTCGAGAAGCTCGTCTATACGGGAGCGGGCGCGATTGCCTGGTCCGGCAATGCGGGAGACAATGGTCTGGGCGGTGCGGCCGGCGACGATCGTTTCGACATGAGCCAGGGCGGCAACGATAATGTCAGCGGCGGCGGCGGGGACGATGCGTTCTTCTTTGGCGCGGCGCTGACCGCTGCCGATACGGTCGATGGCGGCGCGGGCACTGACGATCAGCTCGGCTTGCAAGGCGATTATACCGGCGCGAACGCGCTGACGCTGGGCGCGAGCACGATCAGCGGGATCGAGCTGATCGGGCTGCTGGGCGGCGCGGGCAACGGTTATGCGATCACCACGGTCGATGCCAATGTCGCAGGCGGTCAGGTCCTTACAGTGTTCGGCACCAATCTGGCGGCGGGGAACGTCCTCACCTTCAACGGCGCCGCGGAGACCGATGGGTCATTCCGTATCTATGGCGGAGCAGGGACCGATAATCTGACTGGCGGCGCGCAGAATGACGGGTTCTGGTTCGGCCCCGGCCGGTTCGACCCGAGCGTGGACCGCGTGAACGGCGGCGGCGGGAATAACGATCAGCTCGCGCTGGACGGCGACTATACGATCACGCTCGACGGCGCCGCGATTCAGGGGATCGAGACGGTCACCTTGCAGGCGGGTCCGGCGAGCGACCGCAACAGTTTCGACATCACGGTCGCCGACAGCTTCGTGGGCGCGGGGCAGCAGGTCACGATCTTCGGGCTGCTTGCCGTCAACGCGATCCGCATCGACGCCAGCGCCGAGCATGACGGCAGCGTGCGCGTGTTCGGCGGACAGGGCCACGACATGATCTTCGGCAGCGCGGGCGACGACCGCATCTTCGGCGGCAATGGCAGCGATTTCCTGTACGGCGGCGGCGGCAACGACATTTATGTCTATGACGCGGTCAGCCAGTCGACGGGGATCAATGCCGACGGCATCCATTTGACCGCAGGCGACAAGATCGACTTCAACTTCACCGTCGGCGGGACCGCGGCCACGGTAAACGGCGGCATGCTGGGCGGGGATTTCGATATCGATCTGGCGGCGGCGATCGGCGCGGGCCAGATGGGCGCGGGCCAGGCGGTGCTGTTCCGCCCGGATGCAGGCATCTATGCCGGACAGAGCTTTCTGATCGTCGATGCCAATGGCGTGGCCGGGTATCAGGCGGGTCAGGATTATGTCATCGGCCTGATCGGCAACCCCACCGACCTGCCCCCGGACCCGTTCGTGTGA
- a CDS encoding DUF1993 domain-containing protein gives MPSLYDVAVPPLIRSLTAMSKFLEKGRVWAEEQGLDEAALTEARLYPDMGPLTAQIQRATDSAKFVAVRVGEAENVPFPDEEVTIAELQARIEKTIAFLKAVPPGNFENREDAAVVLKLPNRELNFTGASYVSAFALPNFYFHVTTAYALLRMKGVPAGKMDYMGAA, from the coding sequence ATGCCATCGCTTTACGACGTCGCCGTTCCGCCGCTCATCCGTTCGCTGACCGCGATGTCGAAATTTCTGGAGAAAGGCCGCGTATGGGCCGAGGAACAGGGGCTGGACGAGGCGGCGCTGACCGAGGCGCGGCTGTACCCCGACATGGGTCCGCTGACCGCGCAGATCCAGCGCGCGACCGATTCCGCGAAGTTCGTGGCGGTGCGTGTGGGCGAAGCGGAGAACGTCCCCTTTCCCGATGAGGAAGTGACGATCGCCGAATTGCAGGCGCGGATCGAGAAGACGATCGCGTTCCTGAAAGCCGTGCCGCCGGGGAATTTCGAGAACCGGGAGGATGCGGCGGTGGTGCTGAAACTGCCCAACCGCGAACTGAACTTCACCGGCGCGAGCTATGTCAGCGCGTTTGCGCTGCCGAACTTTTATTTCCATGTGACGACCGCCTATGCGCTGTTGCGGATGAAGGGCGTGCCGGCGGGGAAGATGGATTATATGGGGGCGGCATGA